The nucleotide sequence TGAGGATAGTCCCGGGCGCGGGCTGCAGGAGTTCGACCGTGATCCGCCAGTTGCCTGCGCTCGAGGTTGCACCCACAAAGCGCACCCCATATCCGCCGGTGGGTTTTTGGCCTACAAAGAAGGCGGCGATGCTGTACCGACTGAAATTCACTTCGGGTGCTGCCGGACGGGGTAGGATGTTGCCCGTCGCCAGTGCCCAGAGCTGGGCGAAGCTGCTGGCCGAGGTAGCCAGGAAAGCCTGCGGAGCGGAGTCGGTGTAAGCGGAGCTAGCCCCCTGCCGTAGCACCCGCACTTCGGACGAATTCCCTCCCATGATGGCCCCCTCGCTCTCGAGCCCGTACTGCACTTCCACGGCGGTGATGCGGTAGTTCTGCGGGGCTGGCTCCAGCCCCAAAGCCGGTAGCACCGGCTGGGCGAGCTGGTAGAGCACCACCTCTTTCCCTCCTCGTCGGGCCAACACCTCTTGTAGCACCGCTGCGTTTTCTGCTTCGCTAAGCCCTTCCAGGCGCGGGGTATCGGGGGTGAGGAGGTTTTGCCCGTCTTGGGGGGTGAGCCGTGACCAACC is from Meiothermus sp. Pnk-1 and encodes:
- a CDS encoding protease complex subunit PrcB family protein encodes the protein MRRILEVLMLLSLAGCILQKPPAYQVSEIQVLFSDATERWDYFYGNPQTIQLSGQNVRLERVAPQAARSVPDALAANGQPVLREVAPPWPAPLRASRAGAAIVVRGQRAVRSAWVYDKGWSRLTPQDGQNLLTPDTPRLEGLSEAENAAVLQEVLARRGGKEVVLYQLAQPVLPALGLEPAPQNYRITAVEVQYGLESEGAIMGGNSSEVRVLRQGASSAYTDSAPQAFLATSASSFAQLWALATGNILPRPAAPEVNFSRYSIAAFFVGQKPTGGYGVRFVGATSSAGNWRITVELLQPAPGTILTQALTSPYLILELPGAASQVEFVDASGRLLGAATAR